CTCCAACCACTTGATATTACCCTGAGTCAATAGCTACTGCTTTGTCATGTTAACTGGAGAAAACATGAAGCCATTTTTGTATAAATAGGAGGTTAAGATGGATGATTTCTTGAAAATATTGGAACAGTCTCTAAATATCGGGATTGATACCAGAACAATTACAATATTCAGCCTAGTTTCAATTTTATTGGTGGGGTTAGCTATTTGGGCAGTTCCTAAACTTTTTCGATTGATTAATAATTTTCTAATTCCTAGTGAAATCCGCTCCCTTTATCAAAATATAATTGAACCTTTTCAGGGGTGGCTTGGTTTAACGACAATTTTAATTTTAATTGATATCATCCTTAATTATTTTTTTGAAGCCAAATGGATCAATATTATTGAAATTCCGATCGCGTTAGGGATAGCCGCCTTAGTTTCTTGGTCAGGGTCAAGCATTTTTAGTCGCTACTTTGATCTTTATTTATTAGATGCTGCTATTCAAAGTAAGCGTAAAATCAATAGTGAACTATTACTATTAGGCAAAATTATTGTTAATGCGAGTATTATTTTAATTGTTATTATTGTCTTTGCCCAAACTCATCAAGTTAACCTAGTGGGGTTAGTTGCCAGTTTAGGCGTAGGTGGTTTAGCAGTTGCCTTTGCCGCGCAAAAGAGTTTAGAACAGTTATTAGGGGGAATTGTTCTTTATGTGGATCGTCCCTTTGTTCCTGATGATTATATTGGTTTACCTGATGGTACATTTGGGCGAGTGGAATCTATTGGTTTACGTTCGACACGAATTCGGGTTTCTGGGAAAGGAACATTAATGGTTGTTCCTAATAATTTCTTAACCCAAACCAATATTGAGAACTTTACAGGGGCGAAAAAAGTCATTTCCATGATTTATATTAATTTCGATCTCCTAATTTCTGATACAGAAAGAGCCTTTATTCGTCAAGTTATCACCAATAGTACCAAAGATATTTTTGGGATTGATCCTCGTAATACCGAAATTATGTTTAAAACAATTCAAAAAGATGGACAAGAAGCAACACAAGCACAAGTCAGTCTTCTTATTTTAGGATCAGGAGAAGTTTCAATGGAGTTACGTCGCCAACTATTAGATGCTGCCCGTCAAAATATTACTCGGGAGTTAAGACAGTTTGGCATTGGTTTTGATATTGAGGATCGCAATATTAATGTTGATGCCCCAATTACCATTTAATCTCAGTTTAATAAAGTATTTGTTCTTAATCATATTTAAATCAAACTCTAATCTTCCCTTGACTGTAATGGGGTAAGCTCTTAGGGTGAATTAAGAACTTAATTCTTTTGCTGTTTCAACGCAGTGAGTGAAACTTGCATCGGTTTTAATCGCTTGTAAATTGACATGAGTAGCACAGGCGCGATAGCCTTGCTCTTGTAGCGTTGCAATTAACCGATCGCGCTTCGGTAAATCTATTTTCCCCTTCTTACCAATGTGTTGTAACGTATAAAAGTAGGGAGGAAGATCCGCTTCTGTTGCCATCAGATTCAGTAAAGACATTGGTTTACTCCAACCCCATTCTTGAGCTAAATTAGCCATCTCTTTAACTGTCGCGCGATCGTGTAAGGAATCTAGCCACAGGGGGCCACTGAGAACTAATTTTTCCCCATCATAAGGGCAAATTGCCTTTCCTAGTTTACGCCAACCCACTGTCTGATAGTTACCACAGTGATGACAATAGCCTAGCCAACCATAATTATTTTCAGTTAGTTGTGGCTTTTCAACAAAGCGCATCATTACGCGATACGTTTCCCCTGTAAAATAAGCAAAAACAGGATCAACGCCACGTTCTTGGCTGGCAGCTTGTTCTTGAAGTTTTCCCATAATCAGGCGTAACCCTTGTTCATGGGCAGCAGGATGGGAACGGGCATAAGCCCCATAGAATTTTAAGCTATTGTGAACATTATTCCCCGTAACAGAACGCCCATCTGTACTGGTGAGATAAACCATGCCCCCTAGCTTGGTTCCCCATAAAACTGTACCAACATAGGGAACAGGCGCACCAAAACAATCTACATCAATTAAATCATAAAAATCGGAGCGATTATAACAGTCAAAAAAAATGCGATTAACATCAGTTTGGGTAAGGTGATATTGGGATGCTGAGAGAGTGGTTCTTAAATTGTCGCTTAAGACAGGATAAACATTAGGATCAGCGTCATTAACCCAGACAAACTCCGCCTCTGCTTCTAACAGATAACGTAATCCTCTTACCCCACATCCTGCCATTGCGTCTAAAACTCGCAACTCTCCTGTTTTTTGTTTGTGAATAGCAGCGGCTAAAATACCTAAGTCTCGAACGATCTGGGTTGTAGGGCGATAAAAGGCATTTCCAACTTTAAACTGTGCTTTTCCTTCTTGGTGAGTTGAGATCAAATCAATAAGCTGACAAGGTGATACTATCCATTGGTTTACCAAGGACAAATAACTAATAACTAATGACAAACAAAGAAATATCCTCCACATAGGGAGGAATTAAAAGCTGAGTGAGGGCTAAGTTAAGCTATTTAACTGCCCCTAAAACATCGTCAGCATGGGTACTGGTGTTGACATTCGTATCAACGTAACTGATTTTGCCATCAGGATCAATGACGTAAGTAATGCGCTTAGAGACTTCCCCACCGTCAGCATCAAAGGCTTTTGTAATTGAGCCATCAACATCGGCTAAAAGGGTAAAGGGTAAGCCATATTTCTCTTTAAACATTTTATGAGAGGCTTCATCATCTCGACTAACCCCTAAAACCACCATGTCCTGTTGTTGGTACTTTTCATAGTTATCGCGGAAACTTTGCGCTTCCTTGGTGCAACCTGGGGTGTCGTCTTTGGGGTAAAAGTAGAGAACTACCATTTTCCCCTTAAAGTCAGAGAGGGAAACGGTATTCCCGTCACTATCTTTGGTTGTAAAATCTGGTGCTTGGGTACCAATTGCCAGTGCCATAATTTAACGCTTGATTGAAAATGTGCTTTTATCTCTATCCTATTCTAGATGGGAACATTTAAGAATGTCTCACGTCGTAATTATCAGTTATTGTGATTCTTCCTGTTTGGCAGAGGAGAAAAGTCCAGACTTGGCAAGACTAGAAAATAACATGGTTGCGCCTGTGGTTAGTAGGAATAAAACGCCTAAACCATTGAGTAAGACATAAATTCCTTTTAACTGATCCCCAAGGTATTCTCCTTCGTGAATCACCATTAAAAAATGAGCTTGATCTCTGCTCCAACCAAACCAATCTTTTAATAGGCGATAGGAAATTCCTGTAATTGCGGTAATAATCAGGGGGAGAATCATAATGCCAGCAATCCGTCGATGCCATTCTCGAAACTTTTTACGCCAATTCATTTTTTATCCCTAAACTCTCTGTAAAATGACCCTATTATACTCTTTAGCTTGTGACAATTCCTGTTCATCACTAACTTCTCAGCTAAAAAATTCGTTTAGTTGCTACAACTAGAATAGACTGAGTTAATAATAAAAACTATGAATCAAAAATTCTTACGACCCCTAAAAAAATTACTTAAACGCTCGAAATATGGGCTGATTTCTCTACTTGTGATTGTTGGTTTGGTGGTTGGAACACCACAAGTTAGCCAAGCCTTTTCTTTCTCTTTCATTGATTTAATTTTCCGAGGAGTGCAAGTTTTCCAACTCTCGAATATGTCGGATAGTCAAGAGGTGGAGTTAGGGAAGCGAATTAATCAGCAATTAGTTAATCGGGAATTCACCTTATATGAAAATCGCGAAGTGAATCGCTATGTGGATCAAATTGGAGAACGATTAGTGGATAACAGTAGTCGCCCTGATTTGCCTTTTACTTTCCAAGTAGTGGATGATGATAGGATTAATGCTTTTGCCACTATGGGAGGCTTTGTTTATTTACATACAGGCTTAATTAAAGAAGCTGAGAATGAAGCAGAGTTAGCTGGGGTGATTGGTCATGAAATTGGTCATATTACGGCCCGTCATGCGATTCAACAAATGCGTCAACGCGCGATCGCGCAAGGATTGCTTTCTGCAGCCGGCTTAGATCGTAGTGATGCCGTTCAAATTGGGGTAGAGTTAGCCGTGAGTCGCCCGAATAGTCGTCAAGATGAGTTTGAAGCGGATGAAAAAGGACTAGAGATGATCACAGCTTCTGGATATGCACCGGGCGGCTTAGTTAGCTTTATGGAGAAACTCAAACAACAAGGCGGTTCTCCCCCTACCTTCTTAAGTACCCATCCTGCGGTAGATGATCGCATTGATCGCCTACAAGCCAACATGGATAATCCTGAACAAGGAGATGGCTTAAATGCCCAAGCTTACCAGCAACGCACCCAAGCCCTAAGATAAGGCAGGCTCGTTTCATTCTCATGAAATTTCCCTCAGGTGGGGAGATGGGGAAATGGGGAGATGGGGCGACAAAACCTTAAAAAGAAGTTAAATCAGAAAAAATAATCGCGGTTGTCCCACTATGTAATGGTTTCAGTGCCATTACTTTCAATTTTCACCCCGAGAATGAAACAGCCATGCTAAGATAAGACACTTGTCAAATTAAGCCAAAGTTGCTTATAATGATAAGTGACGCACGGGGCCGTAATGGTTTCGACAGGCTGGTGGAAGCCGACCCGTGATGCAGGCCGAGAGAGAGTCAACTCTCGATAATAAAGACTCACAAAATAGTAATTGCGAACAACATCGTTCCTTTCGCTCGTAAAGCAGCCCCTGTAGCTGCCTAAAACACCTCTAAACAGGTTCGAGCACTCATTGTCTGACACCGTTAAGGGCAATGGGTAAAACCCAACGGTTGCTCACTTTCTAAGCTATCTGGTCTAGGAAAGTGAAAAGACTTAACCAGAGAACCCTCTCATCTGGGATAAAAGATGAGTCCTGTCCTGAGGGTTAGAAGGACTAAGCCTGTGAAGGATCGGGAGGTCAATAGCCAGTCTGGACAGCAGTTCGATTCTGCTCGGCTCCATTTTTAGCAGAATAAGCGAGAATCCCCCATCCACAATCTTTGATTTGGGTGGGGATGAATCGCTATCAATCGAGGGGGTTCAACATCCTCACGCTTTGCTCCGGCTGAGATTGATAACTTTCTGATCTGTTCTCTTATTACTTCCTGCGTGGCTTCTACCCTTATGTTTACAGTAAGAGAGAAGTTGCTGATGTTCTTCCTCAGTACATCTTATGGTTATTTGTTTCATTAATTAATGTCAATGTGAAAGTTATGTGTTATATTAAAGGTAACACGGGTTAATTCATTAAAGCAATGCGATTTTCCTATGTGCGACCTGAACTGGTCGGTTGAATCGGTGTAACCCTTACACCACAGGGATTTCCACCCCTGTCCTTCGTGGAAAGCTCTCCTCATCTGGAGAGTGGCGACGCTGGTAGTAAGTAATGAATCCAGTGGAATGCACGCCCCTAACGTAACGGTTGCTGGTAGGGATTAACTGGTTTCCGTGCTAGAAGGAGAATTGGAAGGATGAACATAGCCTAAGCTGATGATTAAACTGCGTAACCTCGCAAACAGCCAAATTATTCCTGACAGGCTGTAACCAAAAGGTAAGAAGGTAGTTTGTATCTTATATGATTATACGAACGTGGAAATACATCCCTTCCGCAGGAGAGTCAGCCATCCTAACCAAATCGTATGTTTAGCCGATACAACAGGGTAAGCCCTACAGAGTCTCCTTGACTGGTCGAGTCAGGAGTAGGGGGGAGGCAACAAACCCACAACTCTCTGGAGGGTAGAAGATGAGGCAAAAAGCGAATGCCAGCCTGTAATAGGTTGGATAAAGGTTGAAACATTACCTTTGACCGAAAGGAACAGCAGACTTGCCTTGGGTCTTATACGGAAGTGAAGTTTACAAGGGTGACGAACCCAAGGAGAAGTTAGATGTCATCTATAACGTTGACAAATGGACTAAGGGGACAGCTTTCAGACTGGGGTCAAATTAACTGGCGTAAAGTCAAGAAGTCTGTCAGAAACTTACGTATGCGAATCTTTCGTGCTAAAAGTCTTGGTCAGTGGAAGAAGTTACGCCGACTTCAGAAGCTGTTGTTACGAAGCCGAGCCAATTTGCTTTTATCAGTGCGACAAATCACTCAAATCAATCAAGGAAAGCGAACCGCAGGGGTAGATAAGGAGGTATTAAACACCCCAAACGAGTGAGTGAAACTTGTGAACAGTTGGGAGATGCCCAAGGCTAACCCGACACGACGAGTTTACATACCCAAGTCAAATGGGAAGAAACGTCCCCTCGGAATCCCTACCGTACGGGATAGAGTCGCACAAGCAATGGTTAAAAATTTACTAGAACCTGAATGGGAAGCCGTATTTGAGCCTAATTCCTACGGATTTAGATGCGGTCGAAGTTGTCAGGATGCTATAGCACAATGCTTTCAAAGGTTGAGTATCAATCCCTCAAGTTGCACCGACAAATGGGTTCTGGATGCTGATATTTCAGGTTTCTTCGACAACATTGCCCATGAATCTATCCTGACAGCAATTGAATCTGTACCACGTGGAGATTTAATTGAAGGATGGTTAAAAGCTGGTTACCTCGACAATGGGATTCTCAATCCAACCGATACGGGGACACCTCAAGGTGGGGTGATAAGCCCTCTGTTAGCAAACATTGGGTTACATGGGTTGGAAGACTACATTAAGTCAATCAACCCGAAGGTCGGAGTTATTCGTTATGCAGATGATTTCGTCGTCACCTCCAAGGATAAAGAGAGTCTCGAACAAATCTTAGACCAGATAAAGCAATGGATGTCCAAAAGAGGTCTAGAAATCAGCACGGAGAAGACGAGAATCGTCTCAATGGAAGAAGGTTTTGACTTTCTTGGGTTCAACTTACGTCACTACGGTGGCAAATTACTGATTAAGCCCCAGAAGAAGAAGGTTCTTGCCTTCTGTAAAAAGATTGGGGAAACTCTAAGAAAAATGAAAGCCTGCACTCAGGAAGAGGTCATTAAAATCCTAAATCCACTTCTCCGAGGTTTTGCTAACTACTACAGAGGAGTAGTAAGCAAATCAACCTTTAGCTATATTTCACATCGAGTATGGCAATACCTCTGGAAATGGTGTTGTCGGCGACACCCAAACAAAAGCAAAAAGTGGGTACGAGCTAGATACTTCGGTTCATACAGAGGGAATCATTGGACTTTTATGTGCAAAGGGACTGGTCGTGGAAATAAAGAGAAACTCTTTGTTCTTTATGACATCAGTAGTACACCCATAGTAAGGCACGTGAAAGTCAAAGGGACAGCAAGCCCTGATGACCCCTCACTTCGGGACTATTGGCACAAGAGAAACCTCAAGATAGGAAAACAAAAATGGGCGAAAGGCTCTAAGAATGAGCAAGTAGCCAAGATGCAAGAGCATAAGTGTCCTATTTGTGGTGATAGCCTCTATAACGGAGAAGAAATCGAAACCCACCACATAGTACCTGTGAAAGATGGTGGCTCGGACGACACCGAGAATTTAATCCACTTACACAAAGCGTGTCATAAACAGGTACACAGTTCAAAATCCAAGACGAAGGCTGGAAGTAAGGCTTGAGCGGTATGATGGGAAACTGTCACGTACCGTTCTTAGGGGAGGGGAGAGAGGCGACTCTCGAACCTTACCCGCTCAATATCGCCTCAAACCTGACAAAGAGCAAGTAGCCAAGATTGAAAAATGGCTAGAGATGCTTCGCTGTCAATACAACTATTTGTTAGGTCAAAGGTTCGACTGGTGGGAAACTCATCGCACGGCTGTTAACTCATGCTCTTTAATCTGTCATCTCCCAGAGTTATCTGACCGTCCCACTTATTTTTCGCAAAAACAAAGGCTAACTCAACTGAAAAAGGATAGACCTTGGTATAAAGAGGTTCAGTCACAAGTCCTTCAAGATTGTGTAAAAAGAGTTGACTTAGCTTTTCAGCGTTGGCTTAGAGGGGATAAGAATGGGAAGAAATCAGGTAAGCCAAGATTTAAGGGAAAAGGACGTTATCGAACAATTTTGTTTCCACAAGTCAAACCTGATTGTATTCAAGGTGACTACATCACCTTACCTAAGTTTAAGACAATTCGGTTGATTAAACATCGTCCTCTACCCGATGGGTTCAAGATTAAAACCGCTCAGGTAACAAGGAAAGCTGATGGTTACTACTTAACGCTTTCTCTAGAAGATATCTCAGTTCCAGAGTCAACCATTAACATTGTTCCCACCTCAGAAAATACGTTGGGAATTGATCTGGGATTGAAGGACTTTTTGGTGACTTCTGAAGGCGAGAAAGTAGAAATTCCTCAGTTTTATCGAAAAGGACAAGATAGACTCAAAAAGCTACAGCAGAAGGTTTCTCGTCGTCAGAAAGGAAGTAAACGCTATCAAAAAGCAGTCAAGCAACTAGGAAAACACCATCAGAAGGTTGCTAGACAGAGAAAAGATTTTCACTTTAACACCATTAAATCAATTCTCAGTAAGGGAGATGTAATTGCCCATGAGAAACTGAATATCAAAGGACTTGCCAGAACCAAACTAGCCAAATCAATCTATGATGCTGGTTGGGGAACATTTTTAAGTAGGTTAGCTGTCAAAGCTGAAAATGCTGGACAGTTAATAGTAGAAGTTACTCCCAAAAATACATCACAGAATTGCTCAGGTTGTGGCAAGAAAGTTCCGAAGAAGCTATCAGAAAGAATCCATAATTGTCCTCATTGTGGTCTGTCCATGGATCGGGATCAAAACGCGGCGATAAATATTAAGAATTTGGCGGTTGGGATACCCGTCAGTAGTAAAGCTCAGTCACGAACCGAAGCGCAAGCTGGTGCTGCTGAGAAGCCCGACTCACATCGCGTAGCGATTGAGTGTGGGTAATTCACGTTAGTTACCAAACTGTTTGCGAGCTTCTTCTACCATTTCTGCGGTGACGACTTCCGCATCAGAAGCTCTTGCCATTTCTTCTATGCGTTGCCGAGCTTGGGAGCGCACAAAGAAGGGAATGTTTTTTAATTTTGCCTTGGCTTCACTTGTCCATTGCAAGGAAGAGGAAAAAGGATTAGTTTCAGTCATAGGAACTCTATTATTGCTAAGGGATGTTGCCTTTAATTTTTGCGTAAAAACGCAACAGAGAATCCTAGTTTTACATTAAATTTAACAATATTGTTATTGTTTTTTATGCTGGGGGCTAGTCTGGAAAAAGTGACCCAAAAAGAAGATCACCATGAAAAGAATTGCCCCACTAACAATTCCTAAACCCAGGCTAGTGGGTTCATGTTCTTGATAGAGATTAGTTACGTCAGAACTGCTAATATAGGTTCCTGACTCCACTTGCTGGGCGGTGCGAAAATCAAGGGTGTCCTCTAGGTTTAAAGTGATCTTATCAGCAAGAATTTGAC
This window of the Euhalothece natronophila Z-M001 genome carries:
- a CDS encoding RNA-guided endonuclease InsQ/TnpB family protein — translated: MEKWLEMLRCQYNYLLGQRFDWWETHRTAVNSCSLICHLPELSDRPTYFSQKQRLTQLKKDRPWYKEVQSQVLQDCVKRVDLAFQRWLRGDKNGKKSGKPRFKGKGRYRTILFPQVKPDCIQGDYITLPKFKTIRLIKHRPLPDGFKIKTAQVTRKADGYYLTLSLEDISVPESTINIVPTSENTLGIDLGLKDFLVTSEGEKVEIPQFYRKGQDRLKKLQQKVSRRQKGSKRYQKAVKQLGKHHQKVARQRKDFHFNTIKSILSKGDVIAHEKLNIKGLARTKLAKSIYDAGWGTFLSRLAVKAENAGQLIVEVTPKNTSQNCSGCGKKVPKKLSERIHNCPHCGLSMDRDQNAAINIKNLAVGIPVSSKAQSRTEAQAGAAEKPDSHRVAIECG
- a CDS encoding class I SAM-dependent methyltransferase gives rise to the protein MISTHQEGKAQFKVGNAFYRPTTQIVRDLGILAAAIHKQKTGELRVLDAMAGCGVRGLRYLLEAEAEFVWVNDADPNVYPVLSDNLRTTLSASQYHLTQTDVNRIFFDCYNRSDFYDLIDVDCFGAPVPYVGTVLWGTKLGGMVYLTSTDGRSVTGNNVHNSLKFYGAYARSHPAAHEQGLRLIMGKLQEQAASQERGVDPVFAYFTGETYRVMMRFVEKPQLTENNYGWLGYCHHCGNYQTVGWRKLGKAICPYDGEKLVLSGPLWLDSLHDRATVKEMANLAQEWGWSKPMSLLNLMATEADLPPYFYTLQHIGKKGKIDLPKRDRLIATLQEQGYRACATHVNLQAIKTDASFTHCVETAKELSS
- a CDS encoding peroxiredoxin; its protein translation is MALAIGTQAPDFTTKDSDGNTVSLSDFKGKMVVLYFYPKDDTPGCTKEAQSFRDNYEKYQQQDMVVLGVSRDDEASHKMFKEKYGLPFTLLADVDGSITKAFDADGGEVSKRITYVIDPDGKISYVDTNVNTSTHADDVLGAVK
- a CDS encoding PCP reductase family protein; translated protein: MTETNPFSSSLQWTSEAKAKLKNIPFFVRSQARQRIEEMARASDAEVVTAEMVEEARKQFGN
- a CDS encoding mechanosensitive ion channel family protein, with amino-acid sequence MDDFLKILEQSLNIGIDTRTITIFSLVSILLVGLAIWAVPKLFRLINNFLIPSEIRSLYQNIIEPFQGWLGLTTILILIDIILNYFFEAKWINIIEIPIALGIAALVSWSGSSIFSRYFDLYLLDAAIQSKRKINSELLLLGKIIVNASIILIVIIVFAQTHQVNLVGLVASLGVGGLAVAFAAQKSLEQLLGGIVLYVDRPFVPDDYIGLPDGTFGRVESIGLRSTRIRVSGKGTLMVVPNNFLTQTNIENFTGAKKVISMIYINFDLLISDTERAFIRQVITNSTKDIFGIDPRNTEIMFKTIQKDGQEATQAQVSLLILGSGEVSMELRRQLLDAARQNITRELRQFGIGFDIEDRNINVDAPITI
- a CDS encoding M48 family metallopeptidase; this translates as MNQKFLRPLKKLLKRSKYGLISLLVIVGLVVGTPQVSQAFSFSFIDLIFRGVQVFQLSNMSDSQEVELGKRINQQLVNREFTLYENREVNRYVDQIGERLVDNSSRPDLPFTFQVVDDDRINAFATMGGFVYLHTGLIKEAENEAELAGVIGHEIGHITARHAIQQMRQRAIAQGLLSAAGLDRSDAVQIGVELAVSRPNSRQDEFEADEKGLEMITASGYAPGGLVSFMEKLKQQGGSPPTFLSTHPAVDDRIDRLQANMDNPEQGDGLNAQAYQQRTQALR
- the ltrA gene encoding group II intron reverse transcriptase/maturase; its protein translation is MPKANPTRRVYIPKSNGKKRPLGIPTVRDRVAQAMVKNLLEPEWEAVFEPNSYGFRCGRSCQDAIAQCFQRLSINPSSCTDKWVLDADISGFFDNIAHESILTAIESVPRGDLIEGWLKAGYLDNGILNPTDTGTPQGGVISPLLANIGLHGLEDYIKSINPKVGVIRYADDFVVTSKDKESLEQILDQIKQWMSKRGLEISTEKTRIVSMEEGFDFLGFNLRHYGGKLLIKPQKKKVLAFCKKIGETLRKMKACTQEEVIKILNPLLRGFANYYRGVVSKSTFSYISHRVWQYLWKWCCRRHPNKSKKWVRARYFGSYRGNHWTFMCKGTGRGNKEKLFVLYDISSTPIVRHVKVKGTASPDDPSLRDYWHKRNLKIGKQKWAKGSKNEQVAKMQEHKCPICGDSLYNGEEIETHHIVPVKDGGSDDTENLIHLHKACHKQVHSSKSKTKAGSKA
- a CDS encoding reverse transcriptase N-terminal domain-containing protein is translated as MSSITLTNGLRGQLSDWGQINWRKVKKSVRNLRMRIFRAKSLGQWKKLRRLQKLLLRSRANLLLSVRQITQINQGKRTAGVDKEVLNTPNE
- a CDS encoding PepSY domain-containing protein; this encodes MNWRKKFREWHRRIAGIMILPLIITAITGISYRLLKDWFGWSRDQAHFLMVIHEGEYLGDQLKGIYVLLNGLGVLFLLTTGATMLFSSLAKSGLFSSAKQEESQ